The following proteins are encoded in a genomic region of Vagococcus luciliae:
- a CDS encoding NgoPII family restriction endonuclease → MEKNIIDGILNILTIDEFNLRESHIRSNRANSMGDALEKFVLDIFCGNHVGQSEETQKDNIDNCFSYIGNDSNPPDAMLKNGDAIEVKKIESRGSQLQLNSSSPHRFLTSKDNKITSKAKEAENWNKKEMIYAVGWVKNNILKELALIDASTYVADTCYENTFDTIKDTISEAIASLDNKNIKLSETTELARINNIDANGFTSLRVRPMWLLNNPFKAFEEYYTPNTDAKFNLISIISLNKWDRLSNSNQLLNKINDYDNLSIDDILLVDPENGNEIKAKKITYFK, encoded by the coding sequence ATGGAGAAAAATATAATTGATGGTATTTTGAATATCTTAACTATAGATGAATTTAATTTAAGAGAATCTCACATCAGATCCAATCGTGCAAATAGTATGGGTGATGCTTTAGAAAAATTTGTTTTAGATATCTTTTGTGGTAATCATGTAGGTCAATCTGAAGAAACTCAAAAAGATAATATTGATAACTGCTTTTCATATATCGGAAATGACAGTAATCCTCCTGATGCTATGTTAAAAAATGGTGATGCTATTGAAGTTAAAAAAATCGAATCTAGAGGTTCTCAGTTACAACTAAATTCAAGCTCACCACATAGATTTTTAACATCTAAGGATAACAAAATAACGAGTAAAGCGAAAGAAGCCGAAAACTGGAATAAAAAAGAAATGATATATGCAGTTGGATGGGTTAAAAATAATATTTTAAAAGAATTAGCCTTAATTGATGCCTCAACCTATGTTGCTGATACTTGCTATGAAAATACTTTTGATACAATAAAAGATACTATTTCAGAAGCTATAGCAAGTCTTGATAATAAAAATATTAAATTATCAGAAACAACAGAACTAGCACGTATAAATAATATAGATGCTAATGGTTTTACCTCTCTAAGAGTTCGACCTATGTGGCTACTAAATAACCCATTTAAAGCATTTGAAGAATATTATACTCCTAATACAGACGCTAAATTTAATCTAATATCAATAATTTCGTTAAATAAGTGGGATCGACTATCAAACTCTAATCAATTACTCAACAAAATAAATGATTACGATAATCTTTCAATAGATGATATATTATTGGTTGATCCAGAAAATGGTAATGAAATTAAAGCTAAAAAAATAACCTATTTCAAATAA
- a CDS encoding DUF960 domain-containing protein — protein MRVITPTVKKELPSSLIKNIWDFYDEGYKGINLDDYQFFTIQTDSQKTTLKMWQEVPPVFKIKSIPQFEECEVWIINDGHVITMLFPKEY, from the coding sequence ATGCGTGTTATAACACCAACTGTCAAAAAAGAATTACCGTCGTCGCTTATAAAAAATATTTGGGATTTTTACGATGAAGGATATAAAGGCATTAATTTAGATGATTATCAATTTTTTACGATACAAACTGATAGTCAAAAGACAACACTAAAAATGTGGCAAGAAGTACCTCCAGTATTTAAAATAAAATCCATACCTCAATTTGAAGAATGTGAAGTATGGATTATTAATGATGGACATGTAATAACAATGTTATTTCCAAAGGAGTATTAA